The DNA sequence GTAACAACCATTGTAGCTGGTACAATTTTTCTTATGTGGTTGGGAGAACAAATCACTCAAAGAGGAATTGGAAATGGAATTTCTTTAATTATTTTTGCCGGTATCGTTGCTGAAATACCTAGAGCTTTAGTTACAACTTTTGAATTAGGTAGAACAGGCGCTGTATCAACTTTCATGATCTTAGCAATTTTTGTTCTTTTAATATTAACTATTTTATTTGTTGTTTTTATGGAGAGAGCTTTAAGAAAAATTCTTATCAATTACCCTAAAAGACAAATGGGAAACAAAATGTATGGTGGAGAGTCTTCTCATTTACCACTAAAAATTAATCAAGCAGGAGTAATACCAGCAATTTTTGCCTCTGCTTTATTATTGTTACCAGTTACTTTTTCTAATTTTTCTTTTTCAAACAATGAAACTTTTTTAAACTTAAGTTCTTATTTCACTCAAGGTCAGCCTTTGTACATGTTGCTATATGCATCTGGTATAATATTTTTCACATTTTTCTATACTTCAATTACATTTAACCCAACTGAGACTGCAGAAAACTTAAGAAAATATGGTGGCTTTGTACCAGGAATTAGACCTGGTGAAAGTACAGCATTATATATTGAAAATATTTTAACTAAACTTACTACAATAGGTGCTCTATATTTGACACTTGTATGTTTAATGCCAGAATTTTTAATAGCTAATTACCCAATTCCTTTTTATTTGGGTGGTGCATCTATTCTTATTGTTGTTGTTGTAGCCATTGATACTGTAACTCAAATTCAAACAAGATTAATGAGCTCGCAATACGAACAATTAATTAAGAAAACTAAATTTGGAAAGTAAGTGAATATAGTTTTGTTTGGACCGCCTGGTGCTGGTAAAGGTACTCAAGCTAAATATTTAGTAAAGAAATTAAATTCCTTTCAAATCTCAACTGGTGAACTTTTAAGAGAAGAAATATATAAAAATTCAGACATTGGTAAGACAATAACCAATGACATGAAAAATGGTAAATTTGTAAGTGATGAAATTGTAAATAAACTTATTGAAAATTTAGTTTCTGACCCTCAAAAAAAAAATAGATTAATATTTGATGGATACCCTAGATCTTTGAGCCAAGCCAAAAATTTAGATATTTTACTGGAGGCATCAAGTCAAAAGATAGATTTAATTTTATATCTCAAAGTTGATAAAGATACAGTGGTAAAAAGACTAGAGAAAAGAAAAATTATTGAAAATAGATCAGACGATGAAACAAGTACTATTCTAAAACGTTTTGATACATACATGAACACAACAGAGCCAGTACTGAATTACTACTCAGAGAATCCTAAATTTAAGGAAATTGATGGAAGCTTAGAAATAGACGAAATAACAAGGAAAATAGACACTTTTATAAATGTTTAAGACGTTGACTTTGATTAATCTTCTTATATAAAAGGCACAATTTATCACAAAAATTATGGCTCGTATCGCAGGTATAAACATTCCACAAAATAAACTTGTCCACATTGGACTTACTTATATTTATGGAATTGGAGATAAATTCTCACAACAAATTTGTTCTTCTCTAGAAATTCCAAGAGCCAAAAGAGTGAATGAGTTAACTGATGATGAAATTTTAAAAATAAGAGAATACATTGATCAAAATTTTAAAGTCGAAGGTGATCTTAGAAGAGATTATTCTTTAAGTATTAAAAGATTAATAGATCTTGCATGTTATCGAGGAACAAGACATAGAAAAAAATTACCTGTAAGAGGTCAAAGAACAAGATGTAATGCAAGAACAAGAAAAGGGAAAGCAATCGCTATTGCAGGGAAGAAATTAACACCAACTAAAAAATAATAATGGCAAAAACAGAAAAAACTGACAATAAAGATCAGAAGGTAGAAAAATCTTCTAAAAAAAGTGCTAAGAGTTCTTATTCAAAAAAGAAAAAGATAAAAAAAAATATTTTAAATGGAATTGCTTATGTGCAATCAACATTTAATAACACAATAATTTCAATTGCTGATACAAATGGAAATGTAATATCCTGGGCATCTGCTGGACAGAAAGGATTTAAAGGATCAAGAAAATCTACGCCTTATGCAGCTCAAATAGCAGCTGACTCCGCAGCATCAAAAGCATTAGAGTATGGAATGAAAACTTTATCGGTTGAGGTAAAAGGACCTGGTTCAGGAAGAGAAACAGCATTAAGAGCTTTACAAGCAAGAGGTTTTAAAATTTTGTCAATTAAAGATACAACACCTATGCCTCACAACGGAACTAGACCACCAAAAAAAAGGAGAGTTTAATGGAAGTAGAAAACGTTAATGTAAAAAATTGGAAATCTTTGATTAAACCATCTAAATTAGATGTTCAAATTAGTGATGACTTAACACATGCTAAGATTATAGCTGAGCCTTTAGAAAAAGGTTATGGATTAACTTTAGGAAACTCCCTAAGAAGAATTTTGCTTTCTTCAATCAGAGGAGCTGCAGTTACTTCGATACAAATAGATGGTGTTCTACATGAATTTACATCAATTAAAGGTGTAAGAGAAGATGTAACAGACATAGTATTAAATGTTAAATCACTAGCATTAAAATGTAATTCTGAAGGTACAAAAAAATTAGTTTTAGATGCAAAAGGTCCAGGTGAAATAAAAGCTTCTGACATTGCTCCTGTGACTGATGTAGAAATATTAAATCCTGAATTAGTAATTTGTAACTTAGATGAAAATACTACTTTTCATATGGAAATGAATGTAAACACTGGAAAAGGTTATGTTCCGGCTGAGCTAAATAAACCAGAGGAGCCACCATTAGGTTTAATTGCCATTGACTCTTTGTATAGCCCTGTAAAAAAAGTTTCTTATTCTGTTAGCACAGCAAGAGAGGGTAAAGCTCTTGATTATGATAAATTAACAATGGAAGTGGAGACTAATGGTTCAATTTCTGCAGAAGATGCTGTTGCGTATTCTGCTAGGATTTTTCAAGACCAGTTGAAAATGTTTGTTAATTTTGATGAACCAGTTGAGGCTCCAGTAAAAGAAGTCTCATCTGAACCTGAGTTTAATAAGAATTTATTAAGAAAAGTTGATGAACTAGAGCTATCTGTTAGATCAATGAATTGCTTAAAAAATGACAACATAATTTATATTGGTGATTTAGTTCAAAAATCTGAGGGTGAAATGTTAAGAACACCAAATTTTGGTAGAAAATCTTTAAATGAGATTAAAGAAGTTCTAACTGGAATGTCTCTGTATTTAGGTATGGAAATACCTAACTGGCCACCAGATAATATTGCAGAAATGTCTAAAAAATTAGAGGAAGCAATTTAATGAGACACGGCTTAGCCAATAAAAAGTTGAATAGAACTTCTGAGCACAGAAAAGCTCTGTTAAAGAATATGTTAAATTCTTTAATAAAATATGAACAGATTAAAACTACATTACCGAAAGCAAAGTTTTTAAGACCTCAAGCTGACAAAATTATTACTCTAGGTAAAAAAGATACATTGCAAACAACTAAGATGCTTGTGTCTCAATTGCAGGATATTAAATCAGCTAATAAAGTAAAAAAAACTCTTTCTAAAAGATATTCAAATAGAAAAGGTGGCTATACTAGAATTATTAAAGCAGGTTTTAGATATGGTGATAATGCTCCAATGGCAATCATAGAATTTGTAGATAGAGATGTTGAGGCCAAAAGAGTAGATAAGAAGAAAAAAGATACGTCAAAAGAAGCTCCAAAAACAGAAGAAAATAAACAAGCTACAGCTTAAATCCTAAGTCATGAATAAGTCATACATCGTTGATTCAACGTGTAATGATATGCGTATTGATAGATGGATGAGATTAAATATTGGAAAAATACCTCAAGGTTTAATTGAAAAATATCTTAGGACAGGAAAAATCAAAATTAACAAAAAAAAAGTTAAAAGTTCTCACAAAATAAAAAAAGGAGATCAAATAAATATCTTTAATATTGAATTTAAAGAAAGAGTAGAACAAAAAAAAATAAAATTTTTACCAACTAAAGAAATAATAAAATCAAACGAAGATCAAATAATTGATGATAATGATAATTTTGTTGTATTAAATAAAGCATCAGGAATATCAGTACAAGGTGGTACAAAATCTAAAAAAAACTTAGTTGATATTTTCGCAAAGAGTGAAATTTTTAAAGGAACAAAACCTTATTCTGTTCATAGATTAGACAAAGATACGTCTGGTGTATTTATAATGGCGAAAAATAGAGAGAGCGCACAGTTACTAACATCATTATTTAGATTAAGAAAAGTTCACAAAACTTATCTTGCCATATGCCAAGGAGAAATAAATAAAAATACAGGTGTTTGGGATGATGACTTAATAAGATATGATGGAGATAAAAAGTTAGTTGAAAAAGCAAAAACTATATTCAAGGTAATAGATAAAAATTCTGAAGCATCTTTATTGGAGTTAAAACCAATAACAGGAAGAAAACATCAGTTACGTAAACAACTTTTTGCAATTGGAAATCCTATATTTGGTGATACCAAATATAAACTATCTAAGTCAGATAAAGGTATAAATAAAAATCTTATGCTGCACTCTTATCAAATTAAATTTAAAATTAATGATATGAAGCATACTTATTCAGCCTTATTACCAGAATATTTTAAAAAGTTGTTAAAATCAAAAAGACTTAGTTTTTCAAATTTGAAATAAAATTTTCGATAATTTCATTATTTAAGTTAGAATAATCTTGATTTGAAATTTTTTTTAAATTTGTAATACCTTTGTCTGAAATTCCACAAGGTACTATTTTTTTATAATTTTCTAGGTTGTTATCAACATTTATTGCAAATCCATGATATGCAATCCACTTACTCACTCGAATACCTATTGCAGCAATTTTTTGAATTTCATTTTTGTCTTTATACCATATTCCAATATTTTCTTTATCAGGAAAGGTTTCAATATTATATTTTTTTAAACTTTGAATAATTGTATTTTCAATGATTGTAATAAATTTTCTAATGTCTTTTTTTTCTCTTAGATCAATAACAAAATAACAAATTAATTGACCAGGACCATGATACGTAATTTTTCCACCTCTGTTTGTTTTTAATAGATCAATTGATTTATCAATTATTTCATTTTCTTTATACGATGTACCTGCAGTAAAAATTTCAGGATGCTCTAAAGTCCAAATTAACTCTTTTTCTTTATTAGCTGAAATATTTTTTAATCTAGACTCTAATAGATCAATTGCCTCAAAATAATTTACCGGTTTTATTGACTTTTTGATCTCTATATCCATTTAAAATTTGTAATATTTTAATTATGTATTAATAGTGCACAACTAAATTATAGGTACATTTATGTCTTTAATTAAAAAAACTAAAGATAAAAAAGTAAATTTTGAATTTAATAAAGAATATTTGAGAGTTGTTACCTCTAAAATAGCTAACAGTGATGCAAAATTTATTAATGACTCATTCAATGAAATGCACCCTGCTGATGCAGCAGACATAATTGAACACTTAAGCATTAGTGATAGAGAAAGTTTAATTAAATTAAATAATTTTAATATTGATGCAGAGGTTTTTGTAGAATTAAATGAGTCTATACAAACTGAAATAATTAAATATTTATCTTCAGACTCAATTGTTACTATTCTTACTAACCTTGAGTCAGATGATGCTATTTCGATTTTAGAAAATGTACCCGAAGAAGACAAGAACACTATATTAAGCTCATTACCACCTAAAGACAGATTTGCTCTGTTAGAAAGCTTAAGCTATCCTGAAGATACTGCTGCTAGACTTATGCAGCGTGAGTTTACAGCTATACCAAGCAACTGGTCTGTAGGTCAAACAATTGACTACCTAAGAGAAAATAAAGATCTGCCTGAGGAATTTTTGGAAATTTTTATTGTTAATGAAGAATTTAAACCTATTGGAACAGTTCCATCATCAAGAGTTCTTACTTCACCGAGAGACACAAAGATGGCAAGCATTATGTCTGAATCTCAACTATTAGTGCCTGTAGATATGGATAAAGAAGAGGTGGCTAACCTTTTTGAAAATTATAATCTTAACTCAGCAGCTGTAGTTGATAAAAATAATAAATTGGTAGGAATGATAATGAACGATGATGTTCTTACAGTTTTAAAAGAAGAGGCTGAGGAAGATGCATTAAGACTTGCAGGTGTAGGTGATGAGGAAATTACAGACGGTGTTGTTACAAAAACTAAAAGAAGATTTAACTGGCTTTTACTTAATTTATTTACCGCTTTTTTAGCTACTTGGTGTATTAGTCTGTTTGGAGCAACTATTGAGCAAATGGTTGTTCTTGCTTTCCTAATGCCAATTGTTGCTTCAATGGGCGGAAATGCAGGAATGCAAACATTAGCTGTTACAGTCAGAACAATTGCAACAAATGACTTAACCCAAAATAATTTTTCATCAAATGTTTTTAAAGAATTTTCAATTGGTATATTAAATGGAATTATATTTGCCGCTATAAGTGCTTTAATTGTTCAAATTTGGTTTCAAGATAGTATTCTTTCAATAATTATTTCAATATCAATGGTACTAACGATGATTATAGCTGGACTGTTTGGTATACTTGTTCCTTTTACATTAAAAAAAATGAATATTGATCCCGCAATTGCATCTAGTGTTTTTGTTACGACCATTACTGATGTAATAGGTTTTGTGTCATTTTTAGGTGTTGGGGCTTACTTTCTTTAAAAGTTATCAATTAATCTAACGTTATCAATATAGTAAGCAACAAATAAACGTGAGCCTTTAACAGTATTAGATATTTTAAGATTTTTAATAGATCTTAATTCCAAGTATTCAATTTTAATTTTTAAAAACTTCTCAAAATATTTCATTTGAATTTTTAAATTTTGTTTTATTTTTTTACTATTTGCTAAATTTCTTTTTAATTTAATTAAATTTTTGCTCAAAAAACTTGCTTTTTTAATTCCATTTAAGTCTAAATGACTATTTCTTGAAGACAAAGCTATTTTGCTTTTATTTCTAATCGTTTTGCATGGAATGATAGAAGTTTTATATTTATATTTCAGATAATTTTTTATTAAGTAATATTGTTGATAATCTTTTTTGCCCATAAATATTTTTTTTGGATTTACTAAGCTAGTTAATCTTTCCATAACATCTAGTACTCCTTCGAAATGGCCTTTTCTATATTTAGCGCATAAAATTTTATCTTTATTTGCGATTTTTATGTCTGATTTTTTATTATGATTGTAGATATCTTTGAATTTTGGAATGTATAAGAAATCTACCTTTTTAGTTTTTTTTAAAATTTTAATATCCTCTTTAATATTTGTTGGATAGTTCTTGAAATCTTTTTTATTGTTAAATTGTTTGGGATTAACGAAAATACTTACTATTGTCTTTTTGCAAGTTCGATTTGATCTTTCTATAAGTGATAAATGACCCTCATGTATACTCCCCATTGTGGGAACAAAGCCAATATCATTAAATGGCCTTAAAGCTTTTAATAATGAATTATTGTTTAATATAATTTTCATTTGTATTAGAAATTTAGATAAGTAAAACATTTATATGATTAAACAAGCAATTATTCCTCTAGCAGGTCAAGGAACCAGACTTTTGCCTTTGACAAGTGTTTTTGCTAAAGAACTTCTTCCAATAAATGGAAAGCCAGGAATTGAATATATTTTAGATGAATGTATTGAGGCAGGAATTAAAGAAATTATTTTTATAATATCAAATAAAAAAAAGATGATTAAAAATTATTTTTATAGTGACGCTTTTTATAAAAAAATTATTAAAAAGAAAAAAGATCCCAGAATAATTGCTGAATATAAAAAAATATTAAAATATAAAAAAATAATAAAATTTGTATATCAAAATATACCAAAAGGAACAGGCGATGCTGTATTTAAAACAAGAAAATATATAAAAGATAAATATTTTTTAATGTTGCTACCAGATGATTTGATAATAAAAAAAAACTGTTCTAAGGATATGATTAAAGTACATCATAAGCACAAATCTTCTGTAATGGCTAGCATGGAAGTTAATTCCAAAACAGTTTCAAGATGGGGCATCTATAGTTTAAACAAAAAAATTTCCAAAAATGATTATTTCATTGATGGAGTGGTTGAAAAGCCTTCAATTAAAAATGCTCCCTCTAATAAAGCAGTAATAGGAAGATACATTCTCCCTAAAATTGTATTTAATAAATTAGCTAAGCAAAAACCAAGTAAAGGAGGTGAAATTCATATAACTGATGCTATTCAAACTTTAATTAAAGAAGGTGAAAAATTTATTGCTCATAATTTTTCAGGCAAATATTTAGATTGTGGGACTATGCAAGGATTTATTAATTCAAATAAAGAAATAGGAAAAATATGAAACTTTGTATGATAGGTACCGGATATGTTGGTTTGGTCAGTGGTGTTTGTTTTTCAGACTTAGGTAATGATGTTATTTGTGTAGATAAAGATAATAATAAAATTAATAATTTAAAAAATGGCAAAATACCATTTTATGAACCAGGTTTAGAAGAATTAGTTAAAAAAAACTTAAAAAATAATAGATTAAATTTTTCAACAAATTTAAATGAAGCTGTAAGAAAATCTGACATAATTTTTATATGCGTAGGAACACCAACTAAAAAAAATAGTAATAGTGCTGACCTTTCTCAGGTTTATTCAGTTGGAAAAGAAATATCTAAATCAATTAATAAATTTAAAATAATTTTAACAAAATCAACTGTTCCTGTTACTACAGGTGACGAATTAGAAAAAATTATATCAAAAAAAGTAAATAAAAGATTGTTTTCAGTAGTATCTAATCCTGAATTTTTAAGAGAAGGTGAGGCAATTAGAGACTTTATTTACCCCGATAGAGTAGTGGTTGGTTCAAACGAAGAAAAATCAAAAAAAATACTTAGAAATTTATATTCCCCATTAATTTCCAAAGGTGCAAAATATGTTTCTACAAATAGACGAGCTGCTGAATTAATTAAATATGCTTCTAATGCTTTTTTAGCAACTAAAATTACATTTATAAATGAAATTGCAAATTTATGCGAAAAAACTGGAATAGATGTTGAAGATATATCTATAGGAATTGGACTTGATAACAGAATAGGAAGTAGATTTTTAAGAGCTGGTCCTGCATATGGAGGCTCTTGTTTTCCAAAAGATACAAAAGCTATTGTATCTACAGCTGATAAATTTAAATCTAATTTGTCTGTAATCAAAAGTGTTATTAAATCTAATCAGAATAGATCAGATTTATTACTTAAAAGGCTTCATTCAATAATTAAAAAATTTAATAATAAAAAAGTTTCTTTTTTGGGAGTTACATTTAAAGCAAACACTGATGATATGAGAGAGTCCTCAAGTTTAAAATTAATTCCTTATCTATCCAAAAAAGGTGCAAAGATTAAATATTATGATCCTACCGGTTCAAAAAAAGAATTCGATAATCTAAAAAATGTTGAATATGCTAATTCAATTCAAAACTGCATTTCTGGTTCAGACCTTATAATTATTCATACTGAATGGAATGATTTTAAATCAATTAATTTTAAAAAAATTTCTAAAAATAAAAAACTTATTATTTACGATATGAGAAATATATTCTCACCAACTAAAATAGAGAAACTAGGTATAAAATATTTTGGTATAGGAAGATAGTTTAGTTTAACTCAAATATAGCATCAACTTCTACGGAAACTCCTAGTGGCAAACTATTAGTACTTACCGCAGCTCTTGTATGCATGCCAGCATCTCCGAATATTGATGCAATTAAATCTGAAGCTCCATTAATTACTTTTGGCTGTTCAGTAAAGTCATTTGTTGAGTTAACAAATCCAGTTAATTTGATACATGATTTTATTTTAGACAAATCTCCAGCACAAGCAGCTTTTGCTTGAGCAACTAAACTTAATCCACATCTTTTTGCAGCTTCATAACCTTGTTCTGTACTTAAATCTTTTCCAACTTTTCCCTTAATTAATTCTCCATTTTCATTAATCGAAATTTGACCAGAAATAAAAAGTAAATTTCCTGTTTTTTTTGTTGCCACATAAGATCCAACAGGAGCCTTCGCTTCTGGAAGTTCTATTTTTAATTCTTCTATTTTTTTATCAAAATTCATTAACTATTCTTTTTTTTTAATCTTATTTTTAACTTTATCTCCAATTTCTACAAGATTTTCTTTTAGTTCTTTGGCTTTTTTAGATGTTCCTTCTTTTAGTTCTTGAGTTTTTTTTGATGTCCCATCCTTTAATTCTTTAGCTTTTTTTGATGTTCCATCCTTTAATTCTTGAGCTTTTTTTGAACTCGCTTCCTTTAATTTTTTTGCATTACATTCTATGTACTCTTTTGATAATTTTTTATATTCACTACATTTATTTTCTTCTGCAAATGAAAAGGTGCTTTTGAAAAAAAAAACTATGAAAATTATATATAGTTTTCTCATTTTTTCTTTTTATTTTTGCCTTTTTTATTTTTGTCGTATTCTCTTCTTTTTTCAATTAAGATTAAAGCTTCTTCCATTGTAAGCTCTGTTGGATCTTTTTCCTCAGGAATTGTTGCATTTAAAGATTTATATTTAATATAAGGACCATATTGTCCCTTCATAACTCTAACTGGTTTTTTGTCTTCCGGATGTTCTCCTAAATCCTTAATAATTGAAGAAGACATTCTGCCTGGTTTCGCTTCAGCAATGAGAGTAATTGCTCGATTTAATCCTATAGAGAAAATTTCATCAATATTCTCTATTCTAGCAGATTTATTTTCACACTTAAGATAAGGACCAAATCTTCCAGTATTTAAAATGATTTCTTTTTGATTATCAGGATTAACACCAATTGATTTTGGTAGAGAACATAAAAACTGAGCTTTTTCTAAGTCTATACTTTCTAACTCTAACCCTTTTGGTATAGAAACATTTTTAATTAATTCATTAACATCTGGTTTAGATTTTTTGGTTTTTTTCTTTTTTTTAGTTTTTGTCTCTTCTAATTCCTCTTCCTGAAGTTTTTCATATTGAAGATAGGGACCAAATCTTCCATTTTTCAGATATATATCATTACCATTTTCATGTTTTCCTAGAAATTTAGGTTCTGCTAACTGCGATTGAGCTGCTGCCTTTGCTTTAGACAAGGGTCTAGTGAATTTACACTCTGGATAATTTGAACATCCAATAAAAGCTCCACCTCTAAAACTATTTTTAAGACTTAGTGAACCCGTATCACACAGTTGGCACTTTCGAGCAATATTTCCATCTTTATCAGTATCAAAAATTAAAGCACCAAGGCTTTCATTTAAAAGATCTAACACTTCTCTAGTTCTTTTCTCCTTAACTTCAGAAACATTATTATTAAAATCTTTCCAAAACATCTCTAAAACTTTTATCCAGCTTTCTTTACCAGATGTAATATCGTCTAATTGATTTTCCAAACCTGCAGTAAAGTTATAATCAACATATTTAGAAAACAATTTTTCTAAAAATGCAGAGATAAGTTTACCACGATCTGTGGGGAAAAACCTTTTATTTACTATTTCTGCATAACCTCGATTAGCTATTGTGGAAATTATACTTGCGTAAGTAGAAGGTCTACCAATTCCCAATTCTTCTAATTTTTTGACTAAACTTGCCTCAGAATATCTTGGAGGTGGTTGTGTAAAATGTTGTTCATCTATTAATGCTTCAATATTAATTGGTCCTTTAGACATTTCTGGTAAAATTTCTTCATCATCATCTTTGCTTGTATTTGAGTAGACTTTTAAAAAACCATCAAATTTTAATACAGAGCCACTTGCCTTACATATTGTCTGATTATCCTCTGACTCTATTGTTATGGTATTTCTATCAAATTGGGCAACTTCCATTTGTGAGGATAAAGCTCTGGACCAAATTAAATTGTATAGTTTTTGTTGATCACTACTTAAATATTTTTTTAGAGTGTCGGGTGCTCTATTTATATCTGTCGGTCTAATAGCCTCATGAGCTTCTTGTGCATTTTTAGCTTTTTTACCAGAATAATTGTTTGCGGAAGCAGGCAAATATTCATTACCATACTCATTTTTAATAAAATTTCTAAAATCATTTACTGCATCAGCTGATAAATTAGTTCCATCTGTTCTCATATAAGTAATCAATCCCACAGTATCCCCATCAATCTCAACACCTTGATATAGTTTTTGTGCAATTTGCATTGTTCTTGAAGCTCCAAAACCCAATCTACTAGATGCTACTTGTTGTAATGTCGAAGTTGTAAATGGACCTGAGGGGTTTCTTTTTACAACTTTTGATGAAATATCTGTTATTTGAAATTTTTTCTCTTTTATTTCTTTGATTGCTTTTTCAATGCTATTCTTGTCTCTAAAAGTAAATTTTTCTATTTTTTTACCATTTAATTGAGAGATGCTTGCAGTAATAGTGTTTTTATTATCATCTCCAAATTTAAGGGTAAGTGTCCAAAATTCCTCTGGATTAAATAATTCTATTTCATGTTCTCTTTCAGTAATCAATTTTAAAGCTACAGACTGAACTCTTCCAGCTGATTTTGATCCAGGTAGTTTAGTCCAAAGTATTGGAGAGATATTAAAACCAACCAAATAATCAAGAGCTCTTCTTGCCATATAAGCATCCACCAACAAAGGTTCGATTTGTCGTGGATTTTCAATACCATGCATTACTGCTTTTTTGGTTATCTCATTAAAAACAACTCTTTCAATTTCTTTACCTTTTAAAAGTTTTTTTTCATCCAGATATTCTTTAACATGCCATGCTATAGCTTCACCTTCACGGTCAGGGTCAGTGGCAAGTATTATTTTAGAGGATTCTTTTGCAACATCAGTTATTTCTTTTAAATATTTTTTTGAAAAACTATCAACTTCCCATTCCATTTTAAAATCGTGATCAGTATCAACAGATCCATTTTTTGATGGTAAATCTCTTATATGTCCATAACTTGCTAAAACAGTATAATCATCTCCAAGATAT is a window from the Candidatus Pelagibacter ubique HIMB140 genome containing:
- a CDS encoding pantoate--beta-alanine ligase produces the protein MFYLSKFLIQMKIILNNNSLLKALRPFNDIGFVPTMGSIHEGHLSLIERSNRTCKKTIVSIFVNPKQFNNKKDFKNYPTNIKEDIKILKKTKKVDFLYIPKFKDIYNHNKKSDIKIANKDKILCAKYRKGHFEGVLDVMERLTSLVNPKKIFMGKKDYQQYYLIKNYLKYKYKTSIIPCKTIRNKSKIALSSRNSHLDLNGIKKASFLSKNLIKLKRNLANSKKIKQNLKIQMKYFEKFLKIKIEYLELRSIKNLKISNTVKGSRLFVAYYIDNVRLIDNF
- a CDS encoding RidA family protein; its protein translation is MNFDKKIEELKIELPEAKAPVGSYVATKKTGNLLFISGQISINENGELIKGKVGKDLSTEQGYEAAKRCGLSLVAQAKAACAGDLSKIKSCIKLTGFVNSTNDFTEQPKVINGASDLIASIFGDAGMHTRAAVSTNSLPLGVSVEVDAIFELN
- a CDS encoding sugar phosphate nucleotidyltransferase; translated protein: MIKQAIIPLAGQGTRLLPLTSVFAKELLPINGKPGIEYILDECIEAGIKEIIFIISNKKKMIKNYFYSDAFYKKIIKKKKDPRIIAEYKKILKYKKIIKFVYQNIPKGTGDAVFKTRKYIKDKYFLMLLPDDLIIKKNCSKDMIKVHHKHKSSVMASMEVNSKTVSRWGIYSLNKKISKNDYFIDGVVEKPSIKNAPSNKAVIGRYILPKIVFNKLAKQKPSKGGEIHITDAIQTLIKEGEKFIAHNFSGKYLDCGTMQGFINSNKEIGKI
- a CDS encoding UDP-glucose dehydrogenase family protein — translated: MKLCMIGTGYVGLVSGVCFSDLGNDVICVDKDNNKINNLKNGKIPFYEPGLEELVKKNLKNNRLNFSTNLNEAVRKSDIIFICVGTPTKKNSNSADLSQVYSVGKEISKSINKFKIILTKSTVPVTTGDELEKIISKKVNKRLFSVVSNPEFLREGEAIRDFIYPDRVVVGSNEEKSKKILRNLYSPLISKGAKYVSTNRRAAELIKYASNAFLATKITFINEIANLCEKTGIDVEDISIGIGLDNRIGSRFLRAGPAYGGSCFPKDTKAIVSTADKFKSNLSVIKSVIKSNQNRSDLLLKRLHSIIKKFNNKKVSFLGVTFKANTDDMRESSSLKLIPYLSKKGAKIKYYDPTGSKKEFDNLKNVEYANSIQNCISGSDLIIIHTEWNDFKSINFKKISKNKKLIIYDMRNIFSPTKIEKLGIKYFGIGR
- the topA gene encoding type I DNA topoisomerase — its product is MNLVIVESPAKAKTINKYLGDDYTVLASYGHIRDLPSKNGSVDTDHDFKMEWEVDSFSKKYLKEITDVAKESSKIILATDPDREGEAIAWHVKEYLDEKKLLKGKEIERVVFNEITKKAVMHGIENPRQIEPLLVDAYMARRALDYLVGFNISPILWTKLPGSKSAGRVQSVALKLITEREHEIELFNPEEFWTLTLKFGDDNKNTITASISQLNGKKIEKFTFRDKNSIEKAIKEIKEKKFQITDISSKVVKRNPSGPFTTSTLQQVASSRLGFGASRTMQIAQKLYQGVEIDGDTVGLITYMRTDGTNLSADAVNDFRNFIKNEYGNEYLPASANNYSGKKAKNAQEAHEAIRPTDINRAPDTLKKYLSSDQQKLYNLIWSRALSSQMEVAQFDRNTITIESEDNQTICKASGSVLKFDGFLKVYSNTSKDDDEEILPEMSKGPINIEALIDEQHFTQPPPRYSEASLVKKLEELGIGRPSTYASIISTIANRGYAEIVNKRFFPTDRGKLISAFLEKLFSKYVDYNFTAGLENQLDDITSGKESWIKVLEMFWKDFNNNVSEVKEKRTREVLDLLNESLGALIFDTDKDGNIARKCQLCDTGSLSLKNSFRGGAFIGCSNYPECKFTRPLSKAKAAAQSQLAEPKFLGKHENGNDIYLKNGRFGPYLQYEKLQEEELEETKTKKKKKTKKSKPDVNELIKNVSIPKGLELESIDLEKAQFLCSLPKSIGVNPDNQKEIILNTGRFGPYLKCENKSARIENIDEIFSIGLNRAITLIAEAKPGRMSSSIIKDLGEHPEDKKPVRVMKGQYGPYIKYKSLNATIPEEKDPTELTMEEALILIEKRREYDKNKKGKNKKKK